Proteins encoded by one window of bacterium:
- a CDS encoding alpha-amylase family glycosyl hydrolase has translation MPKIRIHYNNEYAYSQPELYVWADKMKPIKQKPDGNDSFGPYFDFDLIGFHDNLHFKFKDGEVYEPNSDNRLLKIDSPNNIWTFAGSNGVFYEDQIKLDITTLKIHLRTANKYVNSKLYIWSLAGNKIGDIEKSGNDDFGPYWEVPLKTDKERTSICFKFHKDDLWEPDRANKLWLCVYGNEVWTKSETNLVISKKPEMLNIKVKFKTKKLSPIMHIWQQDDFIKDIPSRSKDKFGFIYTVSLYTGLPYNFMFYENGNWEMESCIKTFTPEKDNSYIWAFDGVTQLFNQKPLKNKILTVSMQREPKSLLDDSTRMHIWAGNAIKEDIAPRYVSTNGRLVYKLKVYSGLPYRMMFHKGDNWERSSERSVVLEKSKAVWVIENNLSILNSPPPYNLFQNPDFWIKRPGVYKENGFYRFVLHAPHAGRVRVIGEFTDWEKNAYDLRLTEDKRYWWVSIPANKIRHGQKYKYLLNDDWYSQDPAASWVENSSYSACSQILVSDNYKWNDSQWRTPGFEYLIIYQCHIRRFTNRNGNQRTYSQLIEEIKENAKNNYLKDLGITVIELLPIQEFPMDKSWGYNPSFFYAPESAYGKPDELKEFVDICHQNGIAVILDVVFNHVGGDCALWNLAQETYFDGDTKWGAMINYDNEITQQFFTQNVLYLREEYHIDGFRFDCTDAIIHSTAKNDLIKKPGSDGGGNFLHKIRKAVKGVDNNIILIAEQLPNDFSLTNYGGPMDTQWFDDFHDILKKSLCGVHNMDDLAQAFTLGYKRCNEWNDVVNYSESHDEVGNTDDRIARVGADFKGYNMCKIAATATLMARGIPMLFMGQESGESKQFKVDNDDVLDLDDYEKDINKTKIREWTKAMIALRKNNPFIQNGADLTIKYTYNQDKIIAFTRGGDKYFVVMNFGGWHGYRYLGEMNLPYGDYKEIYNSTWPYYAFDFEDEHTNGGYNACLNANHSLNIPDYGVVILEKR, from the coding sequence ATGCCTAAAATTAGAATTCATTATAACAATGAGTATGCCTATTCTCAGCCAGAATTATATGTTTGGGCAGATAAGATGAAACCCATAAAACAGAAGCCGGATGGAAATGATTCCTTTGGACCTTATTTTGATTTTGATCTTATTGGTTTCCATGATAATCTCCATTTTAAGTTCAAAGATGGAGAAGTGTATGAACCAAATAGCGACAATCGTCTCCTAAAAATCGATAGCCCCAATAATATCTGGACATTTGCTGGAAGTAATGGGGTATTCTATGAAGACCAGATAAAATTAGATATAACCACCCTCAAAATTCACCTGAGAACAGCTAATAAATATGTCAATAGTAAATTATATATTTGGTCCTTGGCTGGCAACAAAATAGGTGATATTGAAAAATCAGGCAATGATGATTTTGGTCCATATTGGGAAGTCCCATTAAAGACGGATAAAGAACGGACTTCTATATGTTTTAAATTTCACAAAGATGATTTATGGGAACCTGACAGGGCTAATAAGTTATGGTTATGTGTTTATGGGAATGAGGTTTGGACAAAAAGTGAAACTAATCTGGTCATTAGTAAAAAACCTGAGATGCTCAACATCAAGGTAAAATTTAAAACTAAAAAACTATCCCCAATAATGCATATCTGGCAGCAGGATGATTTTATTAAAGATATTCCATCCAGATCTAAAGATAAATTTGGGTTTATCTATACGGTGTCGCTATATACCGGTTTACCGTATAATTTTATGTTTTATGAGAATGGGAACTGGGAGATGGAAAGTTGTATAAAGACATTTACCCCAGAAAAAGATAACAGCTATATCTGGGCATTTGATGGCGTCACCCAGTTATTTAACCAAAAGCCATTAAAAAACAAGATACTTACGGTCTCTATGCAAAGAGAACCTAAGAGTCTATTGGATGATTCGACGAGGATGCATATCTGGGCTGGGAATGCGATTAAAGAGGATATTGCTCCTCGTTATGTATCGACTAACGGTCGGCTTGTTTATAAATTGAAGGTCTATTCAGGACTACCCTACAGAATGATGTTTCATAAAGGAGATAATTGGGAGAGAAGCAGTGAAAGAAGTGTTGTCTTAGAGAAAAGTAAAGCGGTCTGGGTTATTGAAAATAATCTTTCTATACTTAACTCACCGCCTCCTTATAACTTGTTCCAAAATCCTGACTTCTGGATAAAAAGACCCGGGGTATATAAAGAGAACGGGTTCTACCGATTTGTCCTACATGCCCCTCATGCTGGTCGGGTAAGAGTCATTGGTGAGTTTACAGACTGGGAGAAAAATGCCTATGATCTGAGACTTACCGAGGATAAACGCTACTGGTGGGTATCAATTCCGGCTAATAAGATAAGGCATGGGCAGAAATACAAATATTTACTCAATGATGATTGGTATTCTCAGGATCCAGCGGCAAGTTGGGTTGAGAATTCGTCATATTCAGCCTGTTCCCAGATTCTTGTTTCTGATAATTATAAATGGAATGATAGTCAGTGGCGAACACCTGGTTTTGAATATCTAATCATCTATCAATGTCATATCCGAAGATTTACTAATCGTAATGGGAATCAGCGGACATATTCTCAATTGATTGAAGAAATAAAGGAAAATGCCAAAAACAATTACCTGAAAGACCTGGGGATTACCGTCATTGAGTTATTACCTATCCAGGAGTTTCCTATGGATAAATCATGGGGATACAATCCATCTTTCTTCTATGCCCCGGAGTCGGCCTATGGTAAGCCTGATGAATTAAAAGAATTTGTTGATATTTGCCATCAGAATGGGATAGCTGTTATCCTGGATGTCGTCTTTAATCATGTTGGAGGGGATTGTGCCTTGTGGAATTTAGCTCAGGAGACCTATTTTGATGGTGATACTAAATGGGGGGCAATGATTAATTACGATAATGAAATAACCCAGCAATTTTTTACCCAAAATGTCTTATATTTAAGAGAAGAATACCACATCGATGGATTCAGATTTGATTGCACGGATGCAATTATCCATTCTACGGCTAAGAATGATTTGATAAAGAAACCAGGCAGTGATGGTGGCGGGAATTTCTTGCATAAGATAAGAAAAGCTGTCAAAGGTGTGGATAATAATATCATCTTGATTGCGGAACAATTACCTAATGATTTCAGCTTGACTAATTACGGTGGTCCAATGGATACCCAATGGTTTGACGACTTCCATGATATCCTGAAAAAGTCACTTTGTGGTGTTCATAATATGGATGACCTGGCACAGGCGTTTACCCTGGGTTATAAGCGTTGTAATGAGTGGAATGATGTGGTCAATTATTCTGAGAGTCATGATGAAGTAGGGAATACAGATGATAGAATCGCTCGCGTTGGGGCAGATTTTAAAGGATACAATATGTGCAAAATAGCGGCTACGGCTACATTAATGGCCAGAGGGATCCCCATGTTGTTTATGGGACAGGAAAGTGGTGAATCTAAGCAGTTTAAGGTAGATAACGATGATGTGCTTGACCTGGATGATTATGAAAAGGACATAAACAAAACTAAGATTCGAGAATGGACAAAGGCAATGATTGCCTTGCGTAAAAATAATCCTTTTATCCAAAATGGGGCAGATTTGACCATAAAATATACCTATAACCAGGATAAAATTATTGCCTTTACCAGAGGTGGAGATAAATATTTTGTCGTTATGAACTTTGGAGGTTGGCATGGCTATCGTTATCTGGGTGAGATGAATTTGCCTTATGGCGACTATAAAGAGATTTATAACTCTACCTGGCCATATTATGCCTTTGACTTTGAAGATGAACATACCAATGGTGGTTATAATGCTTGCTTAAATGCTAATCATAGTTTAAATATCCCTGATTATGGTGTAGTTATACTTGAAAAACGGTAA
- a CDS encoding phage integrase N-terminal SAM-like domain-containing protein: MNLLEQTSEVMRKKHYSIRTEQSYIEWIKRFVLFHNKKHPKYMGEKEISQYLSYLATNQKVSASTQNQALNAIVFLYKHILQIELGDFGHIQRAKKPEKLPTVLTKAEVSRVLSAMSGTYGSYYSKLYLEIQIMSQRDNISVEINIIQIMSQRDNISVNGFP, encoded by the coding sequence GTGAATCTTCTTGAGCAGACCAGTGAAGTGATGCGTAAAAAGCACTATTCTATTCGTACTGAGCAAAGTTATATTGAATGGATAAAACGATTTGTTCTCTTCCATAACAAAAAGCATCCAAAATATATGGGAGAAAAGGAAATCTCTCAGTATCTTTCTTACCTGGCAACCAATCAGAAGGTTTCGGCAAGCACCCAAAATCAGGCGCTCAATGCTATCGTCTTTCTTTATAAACATATTCTTCAGATTGAACTGGGAGATTTTGGGCATATCCAGCGAGCTAAGAAGCCTGAAAAGTTACCCACAGTTTTGACAAAAGCAGAAGTTAGTCGTGTTCTGTCAGCTATGTCAGGGACTTATGGCAGTTATTATTCAAAACTTTACTTAGAAATACAAATAATGTCCCAGAGGGACAACATATCGGTAGAAATAAATATCATACAAATAATGTCCCAGAGGGACAATATATCGGTAAATGGCTTTCCATAA